CAGTTCTGCACCCCACGTCCACCATCTGGACAGATGGTTTTACCAGTGAAATGCGAAGTATTGGCGCTGGCGAGGGCGGATGCGAGCGAAGCGATCTTGTCCGCCAGAACCACAAAGGCGCCAACAGCCAGCAGGTATTCTGCAGTGGCCCGACCGGTCCCGTGCAGGACACGGGGAACGAATGCAGCATTACCCTTGGTTTTCATTGTTCTTTCCAAGATCAGTGTCCGGTCGCGTTCAAATGACGACAGTCTCTAAGAACGGGCGATTGTTTGCAATACGATCCCGTCCGAAGGGGAAGGGCCGAGTGATTGTAAACTTCGGATCGCAAACAGCTTAGCAACGCCGCCCTTTTGTGCCGCTGTGTGACGGGCCATGGTCGGCGGAAAGCAAAAGATACATCCTATGCACCGGGAAAGTCTTGCTAACGGATATGGCTTACGGGCTCTGATCGAAATCAGAACCCGCGCTGACACTAGGGTATCAGAGTTGCAATAACCGAGGCATTGCGGACGTCTTGCGCCCAGCGAGAGGGCGTATAAGAACCTTCAGGACTTCAAGCTTGCAAAGCCAGAGCCAGCTGATTTTGGCGCTCAATCACCTTTGGCAGATCGACAGTCGCCATTTGGCCGTCCTTTACGACTTGCCGTCCTTCGACAAACAGGTGTTTGACGCGTGTCGGACCGGCAAGAAGCAATGCCGCCGGATCCCAGCTTCCGGCACTTTCGACGCCTGAAACATCCCAAACAGCGATGTCCGCCCGTTTCCCAACAGCCAGTCGTCCGCAATCATTGCGGTTGAGGACATCCGCACCACCACGGGTGGCGATCTCCAACGCTTCGCGGGCGGACATGGCATCGGCTCCGTTGGCCACGCGCTGTAACAGCATTGATTGCCGCGCTTCCAGTATCAGGTTCCCTGCATCATTGCTGGCAGATCCGTCGACGCCCAATCCGACGGGCACGCCCGCATCGCGCATCTGGCGTACTGGAGCGATCCCGCTACCCAGCCTGCAGTTCGAGCACGGGCAATGCGCCACGCCGGTCTTGCTGCGGGCAAAAAGGTCTATCTCTTGCCCATCCAGCTTCACGCAATGCGCATGCCAGACGTCATCCCCGGTCCAGCCCAGATCCTCGGCATATTGGCCGGGACGACAGCCGAATTTTTCAAGGGAATAGGCAATGTCTTCGTCATTTTCAGCCAGATGGGTGTGGAGCATGACGCCCTTGTCACGCGCCAGCAGGGCGGCGTCGCGCATCAGGTCCCGGCTGACCGAGAACGGAGAACACGGCGCAAGCCCCACGCGGACCATCGCGCCGTCGCGATCGTCGTGGAACGCGTCGATCACGCGGATCGAGTCCTCTAAGATGGCGGCTTCTTTTTCGACCAGACTGTCCGGGGGCAATCCGCCGTCGCTTTCCCCGATGCTCATCGAGCCACGTGTCGGGTGAAACCGAAGTCCGACCTCTTGCGCGGCGGCAATCGTGTCGTCCAGCCGCGCGCCATTGGGATAGAGATACAGGTGGTCCGAGCTGAGCGTGCACCCAGATAGGGCCAGTTCGGCCAGCCCCACTTGGGCCGATATAAACATCTCTTCCGGTCCGAAGCGGGACCAGATTGGATAGAGCGTCTGAAGCCAACCGAACAGCAAGGCGTCTTGTCCGCCGGGAACTGCACGGGTCAGGGTCTGATAAAGATGATGGTGTGTGTTCACCAACCCGGGTGTGATGACGCATCCTTGTGCGTCATGGATGTCGCCGTCGCTTGTCAGCCCGGTACCAATTTCTACGATAACCCCATCACGAACACGGATATCCGCGCCCGATAGCTCGGTCCGGATATCATCCATCGTGATGATGGTGTCTGCATTTCGAATAAGAATTTCGGTCATATTCCCTCCTTGATCCGCCCGTCTCAGAAGGAATGTGTCAGAGGCGATGGAAAACGGGGCAAGAACCACCTCTGTCACGCCAGTAAGGTGAATTCTTCTGAGGGTGTCAAATCTTTTCGCCGTGAGTTGCGGAAGGGGGGACCTTCGATCCCGCACTGACTTGTACGCAGCTTCTCCGTCTCATCCGCCAAGCTTGCCGGCAAGATACCTTACAGCCATGGCTGGTGTTTCGATGTTTGGGTACTCGGTCTCGGGGATCGATACGCCAAGACGTTCGTGCAGGGCGGTAACCAGATTCAGGATATCCATCGAGTCCAGCTCTAGGTCATCCTGCAGGTAATCGTCGTCTGACACATCGTCCGGATCGATATCCGGTGCGATCTTGTGGATCTCGTCCAGAAAGGCGTTTCTGATATCTTCGTTGTTCATAGCTCCTCCGGGTTTGAAAGTAGGTCTTCTAAGGTGGTTAGGAATTTTGATCCTTGTCGCCCGTCACAGACACGGTGGTCGGCAGAGAGCGTAAACGTTGTTACCTCGCGCGGAACAACACTGCCCTGATCGATCCAAGGCCGGACCTGAGGGGCTCCGACGGCCAGAAGTGCGACTTGCGGTGGGAAGATCACGCCGGTCATCGTCTCGGCGCCTTTTTCGCCAAGGCTGGATAATGTCAGCGTCCCACGGGTCATTTCCGATCCACGCAAGCGCCCGGCGCGTGCCCTGGTGACAAGGTCGCGCATCCCGGTCATGACCTTATCCAGCGTCATGGTGTCGGCGCGTTGCAGGGCTGGCGCCACCAATCCGCCACCACGCAACGCAATGGCCACGCCAATGTTAACCTCGTCCGACGCGACAAACGCACCGTCGGTGAAGTGCCCGTTCAACGTTTTGACGGAACGCGCGGCAAGCGCAGTAGCTTTTACAATCGCGGCCCCCAGCAACACCCGTTCGGATGGGGGGCGATCGGCGTTGCGCAAGGCCAGCCAATCGGAAACGACCTGCGTTTCGATTGTATGCGAGACCGAGAAATGAGGGATCTCGCGCTTGGATCGGACCATCGCGGCAGCAACCGCTTGGCGCATTTCTGACAGGCCACCCTTCGCCGGAGGGGTTTGGGGCGTGGATGGGGCCTGAGCCTCAACATCCGCCAGAACAACAGCCCCTTCCGGGCCGCTGCCTTGCAAGGTGGACAGGTCTAGTCCCAGATCATGTGCCGCGTGTCGGGCTGCGGGGCTTGCCCGGGTCCCTGTCGCAAGGATGGGTGCGGCGGGACGGATCGTCTGCGCAGCGGGTTCGGGAGTGTCCGCCACACGCGGCTGTTTTTCAGTCGGAGCAGGGGCAGGGGGACTGGCGGGCGCGTCATCCGGGCCGAACCGGGCCAGCTCTTCCCCCACCGGAACGGTTTGCCCGATGCTGGCAAGCAGCTCGGTCACGACGCCGGTCTCAAAACTTTCGATCTCGATCGCGCCTTTCTGCGTTTCGACCACGGCGACGACATCGCCCCGGTGAACTTCGTCTCCCGGCTTGATTAGCCATTCGACCAATGTTCCGGCTTCCATGTCTGCACCCAGCGAGGGCATCCGAAAGACACTCATATCACTCGCGCCCCATGGTTGCTTTTACCGCCGCGACAATCGCGGGCACCTGCGGGACTGACGCGTCTTCAAGGTGTTTTGGATAGGGGATTGGTACTTCGGCGGCGCAGACCCGCCCAACCGGCGCATCCAGCGTCCAGAACACCTGTTCTGTGATCCGCGCCGAGATCTCTGCGGCGAGCGAGCCGCTGCGCCAACCTTCGTCCACGATGACGGCGCGGCGGGTGCGGGACACAGACGCCATAATCGTTTCGTCATCCAAGGGGCGCAGCGATCTGAGGTCGATCACCTCGGCGTCGATCCCGTCGTTTGCGAGCGCCTCTGCGGCCTCGAGCGTTTTGTACAGCGATCCTCCATAGGTGATCAGCGTCACGTCCTTGCCCGGCCTGCGGATCGCGGCCTTCGAAATCTCAACGGGCCCGGCGTTTGCGTCGATCTTGCCGGACCTGTTGTACAGCATCACGTTCTCAAAAATCAGCACGGGATCGGGATCCTGCAGGGCGGTCCACAACATACCGCGTGCATCTTCCAGTGTGGCTGGCGCCAGAACCTTGAGGCCCGGAATATGGGCGTACCAGCCTTCAAGGCTGTGCGAATGCTGTGCTGCCAACTGCTTGCCCGCCCCGGTCGCCATCCGAATGACCACAGGCACGCCGAATTGACCGCCAGACATGTGACGCAGGGTTGCGGCTGTGTTCAGAATCTGGTCCAGCGCCAGCAGGCTGAAATTCACCGTCATAAGTTCGACAATCGGGCGCATTCCTGCACAGGCCGCCCCAATTCCGGCCCCGGTGAAGCCGGATTCAGACAAGGGCGTATCCCGAATGCGATCCGCGCCAAACGTCTCCATCAAGCCCTTCGACACCGCATAGCACCCACCATAGGCGCCGACGTCCTCGCCCATCAGGAAGACACGTTCATCGCGCGTCATGGCGTCAGAGATCGCAGCACGCACGGCTTCGCGATAGGTGGTGTCGACCAGAGTGCCTGCGGGGGCGGTGACCTCGGCCGGGGGCGAAGAGGGGGCCATGACATCCTTGGTTAGCGTGGAGACGGGTTCCCAAGTGCCTGCTGCAGCAAAGGCGACGGCCTCGTCGATTTCGGCCTTCACCTCTTCTTCAATCGCGGCAATCTCGTCCTCGTGGATCAACCCGTTGACCAAGAGCCAGCTTTGGAACCTGACAATCGGTCCTTTTGCGCGCCATGTTTCGACCTCGTCCTTGTCGCGGTAAAGCTGGGCATCGAACATCGAATGCGGACGGAAGCGATAGGTGCGGCATTCCAGAAAAACCGGCTTTCCGGTGGTGCGAATGTAGTCCAGTGCCTGCATCGCAGCGGCCTCGACCGCGACGACATCCATGCCGTCCACCACGCGAGCTTCAACGCCGTAGGCGGCGGCTTTGACGCTGATATCGGTCTCAGATTCAGACCGCTCTAGCGCGGTGCCCATGGCGTAGCCGTTGTTTTCGCAGACGAACAGCACCGGAAGCTGCCACAGGGATGCAAGGTTCAGAGACTCGTGGAACTCACCTTCGGCCACGGCGCCTTCGCCGAAGAAACAGGCCGTCACCGAAGGGTTACCCCGCATATGGTCGGCCAGCGCCAAACCTGCCGCCAAGGGAAGGCCGCCGCCCACGATGGCATTCCCGCCATAGAAATTCGTCGCTGCGTCAAACAGATGCATGGACCCGCCACGTCCGCCTGAACAACCTTCGGCCTTGCCATACATTTCGGCCAGAACCGACGACATCGAGATCCCCCGCATCAGCGCATGGCCGTGTTCGCGGTAAGTGGCTACGACGCGGTCGTCTGCGGTCAGGCAGGGAATGATGCCGGCCGCGATTGCCTCCTCTCCATCATAGAGATGTAGGAACCCGCGGATGTGCTCTTGCGTGTACAGTTCGGCGCATTTGTCTTCGAAACGGCGGATGCGGACCATGTCCTGCAACAGCCGACGCACATGGGTGCGGTCCAGTTTTGGTTTGCTGGCGGTCATTTCTCATCCACCTCCAATGTCGAGATATCGCCCTCGGGCAGGCCCAATTCACGCGCTTTCAATAGTCGGCGCATGATTTTGCCGGACCGGGTTTTGGGCAGAGATTCACGGAAAACGATTTCGCGCGGGGCGACGGCGGCTCCAAGGCGTTTGCGTGCAAGGCCGCGTATGTCGCGTTCAAGTTCTTCGCTGGGGGTCTGGCCGGGGTTCAGCGTCACATAGGCTTTCACGACTTCGCCTGCTGTCTCATCTGGGATGCCAATCGCTGCGGCTTCGGCCACGCTGTCATGTTCGATCAACGCGCTCTCGACCTCGAACGGGCCGATCAGGTGGCCCGAGGACTTGATCAGGTCATCTGCACGCCCGACGAACCAGAAATACCCATCCGCATCCCGCATGGCGAGGTCGCCGGACAGATACCAACCGTCTTGGAAGCATTTGTCGTAGCGCGCCTGTTCGTGAAGATAGGTCCGCATCATCGAGGGCCATCCGGGCCGTAGGGCAAGCTCTCCGATCTCGCCGTCATTCATCTCGCGCAGGCCGCCATTGTCTTTCTCGACGATCCCCGCATGGATGCCGGGCATGGGTTTGCCCATGGACCCCGGCTTGATGTCTTGGGCGCGCGTGTTGGCGATCATGATGCCGCCAGTTTCCGTCTGCCACCAATTGTCGTGGAAGGGCAGGCCGAACACTTCGTTCGACCAGATGACGGCCTCGGGGTTCAGGGGCTCGCCCACGCTGGCCAAAAACTGAAGCGCACTGAAGTCGAAGCCTTCCGTGGCCTCTTTGCCCGCGCGCATCATCATCCGAATGGCGGTAGGGGCCGAATACCATATGGCGACCTGTTCTTGTTGGAGGATCCCGTACCAGCGGTCGAGGTTGAACTCGGCTTCGTCGACGATCATCGTCACGCGGTTCACAAGCGGCGAGATGATCCCATAAGTGGTTCCCGTCACCCAGCCCGGATCCGCGGTGCACCAATAGGTCACGCCGGGTTGCAGTTCCAAGGCATAGCGCCCGGACATCGCATGATACAAAACTGCTTCATGCACATGAACAGCCCCCTTTGGTTTCCCAGTTGTGCCCGAAGTGAAGTGGATCAGGGCAGGGTCTTCTGGCTGCGTCGGGATGGCTTGAAAGTCGGATGAAGTATCTTCGAGCGCGGGGCCAAGGGCCAAGCATCCTTCAGGCGCGTCATCGCCGACAATCAAGACAAGTTGCAGGGAGGGGATGTCTTTCCGCCACGCCGCTATTTTGCGTTTATAGAGCGATTTTGTCGTGACCAGCACATTTGCGTCACCGATCTCCATCCGTGTTCGAATGGGCTCGGGACCGAACGCGGCAAACAGCGGGGTAAACACCATACCAGCTTTCAGCGTTCCCAGAGCAGCGGCATAAAGCTCGGGCCTGCGCCCCATGGCGACGAAGACACGTGCGCCTTTCGTTAGTCCGTGTGCATATAGAAGATTGGCAAAGCGCGACGACATATCCGCAAGATCGCGATAGCTGATCGCCGTGCGTCCTTCTGTCTTCGATAGCCAGATCAGCGCAATCTGATCGCCATGCCCCTGTTCGACGTGTCGGTCAACGGCTTCAAACCCGATGTTGATGGCATCGTCTGGCAGCCCTGTCAGAAGTTCGCGGCCAAGGTCGTGCGCCGAGCGTTCTTCGCCCAGCTCTGCGGGGCGCCAGCATGCCACCGTGCAATCCTCGGGTGTTTTCCCGATAATGCCCATAGTGGTATCCTCCCACTGCGAGCTTGGCGGCTTTAAGCCGTGGCAGGCAATGATTCAAATCAAGAACGGCTTCTTCTGTCGGGTGCGGCGCGATGCAGCCCCAGACCTCGTGCGCAGATTAACGCGCTGGTCACAGTTTGATTTCTCATCAACTGCTGTAGGTATGCGGCAGCGGTGATCGGGCGAAAAAGAGATGTGCAGACATGATCCGGATCAAGGTCCGGGCGGTTCTGTAGTGCTGGAATGGCTAGAATGGAACTTGCTGGATTTCTTTTGACTTTGGGCGCGCTTTTCTTGGCGGGCCTTGCGGCCGACGAGCTGGGCCGTGTCACTCGCCTTCCACGGGTCACCTTGCTTTTGCTTCTTGGTGTCGCGATTGGGAATGCCGGTCTTGATCTGGTGCCGAGTGACGTTGCCAAGTGGTTTGACGAGCTATCAATCGTTGCCCTCACGATGGTGGCGTTCCTTCTGGGGGGATCATTGACTCGGAAGAACCTCACAAACCATGGGCTTGCGATCTTCACGATTTCTCTGGCCGTTGCGTTTGCCACCCTT
The Aliiroseovarius pelagivivens DNA segment above includes these coding regions:
- a CDS encoding 8-oxoguanine deaminase, translating into MTEILIRNADTIITMDDIRTELSGADIRVRDGVIVEIGTGLTSDGDIHDAQGCVITPGLVNTHHHLYQTLTRAVPGGQDALLFGWLQTLYPIWSRFGPEEMFISAQVGLAELALSGCTLSSDHLYLYPNGARLDDTIAAAQEVGLRFHPTRGSMSIGESDGGLPPDSLVEKEAAILEDSIRVIDAFHDDRDGAMVRVGLAPCSPFSVSRDLMRDAALLARDKGVMLHTHLAENDEDIAYSLEKFGCRPGQYAEDLGWTGDDVWHAHCVKLDGQEIDLFARSKTGVAHCPCSNCRLGSGIAPVRQMRDAGVPVGLGVDGSASNDAGNLILEARQSMLLQRVANGADAMSAREALEIATRGGADVLNRNDCGRLAVGKRADIAVWDVSGVESAGSWDPAALLLAGPTRVKHLFVEGRQVVKDGQMATVDLPKVIERQNQLALALQA
- the pdhA gene encoding pyruvate dehydrogenase (acetyl-transferring) E1 component subunit alpha; this translates as MTASKPKLDRTHVRRLLQDMVRIRRFEDKCAELYTQEHIRGFLHLYDGEEAIAAGIIPCLTADDRVVATYREHGHALMRGISMSSVLAEMYGKAEGCSGGRGGSMHLFDAATNFYGGNAIVGGGLPLAAGLALADHMRGNPSVTACFFGEGAVAEGEFHESLNLASLWQLPVLFVCENNGYAMGTALERSESETDISVKAAAYGVEARVVDGMDVVAVEAAAMQALDYIRTTGKPVFLECRTYRFRPHSMFDAQLYRDKDEVETWRAKGPIVRFQSWLLVNGLIHEDEIAAIEEEVKAEIDEAVAFAAAGTWEPVSTLTKDVMAPSSPPAEVTAPAGTLVDTTYREAVRAAISDAMTRDERVFLMGEDVGAYGGCYAVSKGLMETFGADRIRDTPLSESGFTGAGIGAACAGMRPIVELMTVNFSLLALDQILNTAATLRHMSGGQFGVPVVIRMATGAGKQLAAQHSHSLEGWYAHIPGLKVLAPATLEDARGMLWTALQDPDPVLIFENVMLYNRSGKIDANAGPVEISKAAIRRPGKDVTLITYGGSLYKTLEAAEALANDGIDAEVIDLRSLRPLDDETIMASVSRTRRAVIVDEGWRSGSLAAEISARITEQVFWTLDAPVGRVCAAEVPIPYPKHLEDASVPQVPAIVAAVKATMGRE
- a CDS encoding acyl carrier protein; the protein is MNNEDIRNAFLDEIHKIAPDIDPDDVSDDDYLQDDLELDSMDILNLVTALHERLGVSIPETEYPNIETPAMAVRYLAGKLGG
- a CDS encoding dihydrolipoamide acetyltransferase family protein; protein product: MSVFRMPSLGADMEAGTLVEWLIKPGDEVHRGDVVAVVETQKGAIEIESFETGVVTELLASIGQTVPVGEELARFGPDDAPASPPAPAPTEKQPRVADTPEPAAQTIRPAAPILATGTRASPAARHAAHDLGLDLSTLQGSGPEGAVVLADVEAQAPSTPQTPPAKGGLSEMRQAVAAAMVRSKREIPHFSVSHTIETQVVSDWLALRNADRPPSERVLLGAAIVKATALAARSVKTLNGHFTDGAFVASDEVNIGVAIALRGGGLVAPALQRADTMTLDKVMTGMRDLVTRARAGRLRGSEMTRGTLTLSSLGEKGAETMTGVIFPPQVALLAVGAPQVRPWIDQGSVVPREVTTFTLSADHRVCDGRQGSKFLTTLEDLLSNPEEL
- the acsA gene encoding acetate--CoA ligase; translated protein: MGIIGKTPEDCTVACWRPAELGEERSAHDLGRELLTGLPDDAINIGFEAVDRHVEQGHGDQIALIWLSKTEGRTAISYRDLADMSSRFANLLYAHGLTKGARVFVAMGRRPELYAAALGTLKAGMVFTPLFAAFGPEPIRTRMEIGDANVLVTTKSLYKRKIAAWRKDIPSLQLVLIVGDDAPEGCLALGPALEDTSSDFQAIPTQPEDPALIHFTSGTTGKPKGAVHVHEAVLYHAMSGRYALELQPGVTYWCTADPGWVTGTTYGIISPLVNRVTMIVDEAEFNLDRWYGILQQEQVAIWYSAPTAIRMMMRAGKEATEGFDFSALQFLASVGEPLNPEAVIWSNEVFGLPFHDNWWQTETGGIMIANTRAQDIKPGSMGKPMPGIHAGIVEKDNGGLREMNDGEIGELALRPGWPSMMRTYLHEQARYDKCFQDGWYLSGDLAMRDADGYFWFVGRADDLIKSSGHLIGPFEVESALIEHDSVAEAAAIGIPDETAGEVVKAYVTLNPGQTPSEELERDIRGLARKRLGAAVAPREIVFRESLPKTRSGKIMRRLLKARELGLPEGDISTLEVDEK